CGGCCAAGCGCCGTACCTACGACACCCAACGGGCCAGGCGGGAGCGCGAGGCGCAGAAATCCGACGGCGCCAAAGGCCGTCGCGATCAGCGCCGGCAGGCTGTCGATGAGGTCGATGAACTCATCGCGCGAGCCGCTGAATACCTCAGGTCCGGTAATCCTCGGCTGGCCCACGAAGCCGCCAGCGACGCGACCCGGGCAGCACCCCACAACGCACGGGCCTGGGCATTACGCGGCTCTGCCGCTATGGACCTCAACGACTATGCGCAAGCCGAGTCGGAATTGCGTGAAGCGCTGCGGTTGGATCCCGAAGCCAACGACTATGCGGTCGCGCTGGCCTATTGTCAGCTCAATCTCGGCTTCTATCCGCAAGCCAACGCCACGCTCATACAAGCCGAGCGGATCGATCCGAGCGACCGGGACACAAAATACGCCCGCGCTCAGTACTACCTGGCCCTCGAACGGCCGGACGATGCGCTCAGAACCGTGAATGTCCTGTGGGCCGCTTACCCTGGTGATCGCGACGCCAATGCGCTGGCTGCTGAAGCTCTGCGCGATATGACGCTCGCCCGGATGTCCATGCCGCGTGCGGACCGTTTCGTGTTCACCAGCTCGGCTCAGATCGCATTTGCCCGCGAACATCTGCAGCGGGCGGCCGCCATGACGTTCGACGACGACGAACTTCGTCGTGACATTGCCAGGTGGCTGAAGATAGCCGACGAGGCGGATCGAAGGGTATGGGTCCGCGGTTCGGGGTCGGACGACGAGGACCGCCTCAGCTCAGCCGTGGTCGTCATCGCCGTGGTCTCCACCGCCGTGTTTTTCGGGGTTGTACTTCACTTCTGGATCGCGCTGGTCTTCCTCGTGGCCATGCTGGGTGTATGGCTGAACGGGCGGTGGAAACCCCGATGGCGGGTGAATCGCGACATCTTGCAGAGAGAGGGCGGGCTACGGTGGGGGATCTGAGCCCGGAGCCGGACGAGGATCCACTCGCTGAGCTGACGCGTGAAGTCGCGGCGCTGCGGGATTTGTTCCAGCGCCGCTTGCTGGAAGACCGGGAGCGCCGACGCCTGTACGACGAGTTGCATGAACAGTTGCAGTGGGCCCGCGACGGATTGTCCCGCCAGGTACTGGCGCCGTTGCTGCAGGAGTTGTGCCTGATCGTGGACCGGCTCGATTCAGCCCCGGAAGATGAGTTCACGGATTCGATCCGGGCCGAACTGGTGGAGGTCCTGGAACGTCGCGGCGTGACAGCCATCCTCCCGCATGGCAAGCCGTTCGACCCAGCGCACCATGAGGCCACCGGCACCGAGCCGACCGGTGATGGCCAGCTTCCGGGTGTGGTGGTGGCCGTGCAGCGGCCCGGCTATCTGCTGGGTGACACCCTCCTTCGGCCGGCCCGCGTGGTCGTCTCGGCCTGAACCTGGCGCCGGAAGTAGTCGGCGGAGAATTCGTCGTCGGGGTAGAACGTCTCGATCGCCAGCTCGGCGACGGTGATGTCGGCGGGGGTCCCGAACACCGTTGTCATGCTGAACATGGAGATGACGCCGTCGTCGGTGCGCAGCCGGCAGGGAACCACCAGGGAGGGCGTCGCGGCACCCCCGCTTGGCCGTGGCGCCGGGTAGGCGCGAAGCACCCGGAGGAGCTCGCCCAGCTGAGGATCAGCCGTCTTCTCGTGATCGAGTTCGAGCCGGGCGAAGATGTGGTTCCGCCATTCCGGCAGGTTCACGATTCGCGGTGCCAGCCCGTCCGGGTGGAAGGTCAGGTGCATCACGTTGACCGGTGGCTCGAGGAGGAAAGGCGCGGCACCGGCGATCAGTATGTCGATGGCATCGTTGGCAGCGACGAGGTTCCAGCCGCGGTCCACCACCAGGGCGGGGAACGGCGTGTGAGCATCGAGAACACGGTTGATGGCGTCGTTGACCATCGACAGCGGTGGGTCACTGAGCCGGCGTTGCGAATAGGCGGGTGCGTAGCCGCTGCTGAGCAGCATCGCGTTGCGGT
This sequence is a window from Phytoactinopolyspora mesophila. Protein-coding genes within it:
- a CDS encoding helix-turn-helix domain-containing protein, with amino-acid sequence MTLTETVSSVGESLRWWRERRRLTQLELSLQAEVSSRHISFIENGRSTPTAAMILRLAECLDVPLRDRNAMLLSSGYAPAYSQRRLSDPPLSMVNDAINRVLDAHTPFPALVVDRGWNLVAANDAIDILIAGAAPFLLEPPVNVMHLTFHPDGLAPRIVNLPEWRNHIFARLELDHEKTADPQLGELLRVLRAYPAPRPSGGAATPSLVVPCRLRTDDGVISMFSMTTVFGTPADITVAELAIETFYPDDEFSADYFRRQVQAETTTRAGRRRVSPSR
- a CDS encoding nucleotide exchange factor GrpE, which codes for MGDLSPEPDEDPLAELTREVAALRDLFQRRLLEDRERRRLYDELHEQLQWARDGLSRQVLAPLLQELCLIVDRLDSAPEDEFTDSIRAELVEVLERRGVTAILPHGKPFDPAHHEATGTEPTGDGQLPGVVVAVQRPGYLLGDTLLRPARVVVSA
- a CDS encoding tetratricopeptide repeat protein, producing the protein MTDVDFYAMLEVEPTAAPTAIRDAIRRERRVWIKRQNAPDPQRRAEAELRVTQLDQAEQVLLDPAKRRTYDTQRARREREAQKSDGAKGRRDQRRQAVDEVDELIARAAEYLRSGNPRLAHEAASDATRAAPHNARAWALRGSAAMDLNDYAQAESELREALRLDPEANDYAVALAYCQLNLGFYPQANATLIQAERIDPSDRDTKYARAQYYLALERPDDALRTVNVLWAAYPGDRDANALAAEALRDMTLARMSMPRADRFVFTSSAQIAFAREHLQRAAAMTFDDDELRRDIARWLKIADEADRRVWVRGSGSDDEDRLSSAVVVIAVVSTAVFFGVVLHFWIALVFLVAMLGVWLNGRWKPRWRVNRDILQREGGLRWGI